In Prionailurus viverrinus isolate Anna chromosome C2, UM_Priviv_1.0, whole genome shotgun sequence, one DNA window encodes the following:
- the VPS26C gene encoding vacuolar protein sorting-associated protein 26C isoform X4 yields the protein MGTCLDIKIKRANKVYHAGEVLSGVVVISGKDSIQHQGVSLTVEGSVNLQLSAKSVGVFEAFYNSVKPIQIINSTIEMVKPGKFPSGKTEIPFEFPLHVKGNKVLYETYHGVFVNIQPQKGKLTPSPVDFTITPETLQNVRERALLPKFLIRGHLSSTSCVITQPLTGELLVESSEAAIKSIELQLVRVETCGCAEGYARDATEIQNIQIADGDVCRSLSVPIYMVFPRLFTCPTLETTNFKVEFEVNIVVLLHPDHLITENFPLKLCRM from the exons GAAGTCCTCTCGGGCGTGGTGGTCATATCTGGCAAGGATTCAATCCAGCACCAGGGAGTGTCTCTGACAGTGGAAGGAAGTGTGAACCTCCAGCTCAGCGCCAAGAGCGTGGGTGTGTTCGAAGCTTTCTATAATTCTGTGAAG cCTATCCAGATTATCAATAGCACCATCGAAATGGTGAAGCCAGGAAAGTTTCCCAGCGGCAAAACAGAAATTCCTTTTGAGTTTCCCCTGCACGTGAAGGGCAACAAAGTTCTGTACGAGACTTACCACGGCGTGTTTGTCAACATTCAG CCTCAGAAGGGGAAGCTGACCCCGAGCCCTGTGGACTTCACTATCACTCCCGAAACCTTGCAGAACGTCCGAGAG AGAGCCCTGCTCCCCAAGTTTCTCATCAGGGGCCATCTCAGCTCAACCAGCTGTGTCATCACGCAGCCGCTGACGGGCGAGCTGCTGGTCGAGAGCTCGGAGGCCGCCATCAAGAGCATAGAGCTGCAGCTGGTCCGCGTGGAGACGTGCG GGTGTGCCGAAGGATATGCCCGAGACGCCACGGAGATTCAGAACATTCAGATCGCCGACGGAGATGTTTGCCGGAGCCTGTCTGTCCCCATATACATGGTCTTCCCCCGGCTGTTCACCTGCCCTACGCTGGAGACCACCAACTTCAAAGTGG aatTTGAGGTTAACATCGTTGTGCTTCTCCACCCCGATCACCTCATCACCGAGAACTTTCCGCTGAAGCTGTGCAGGATGTAG
- the VPS26C gene encoding vacuolar protein sorting-associated protein 26C isoform X2: MGTCLDIKIKRANKVYHAGEVLSGVVVISGKDSIQHQGVSLTVEGSVNLQLSAKSVGVFEAFYNSVKPIQIINSTIEMVKPGKFPSGKTEIPFEFPLHVKGNKVLYETYHGVFVNIQYTLRCDMRRSLLAKDVTKTCEFIVHSAPQKGKLTPSPVDFTITPETLQNVRERALLPKFLIRGHLSSTSCVITQPLTGELLVESSEAAIKSIELQLVRVETCGCAEGYARDATEIQNIQIADGDVCRSLSVPIYMVFPRLFTCPTLETTNFKNLRLTSLCFSTPITSSPRTFR; this comes from the exons GAAGTCCTCTCGGGCGTGGTGGTCATATCTGGCAAGGATTCAATCCAGCACCAGGGAGTGTCTCTGACAGTGGAAGGAAGTGTGAACCTCCAGCTCAGCGCCAAGAGCGTGGGTGTGTTCGAAGCTTTCTATAATTCTGTGAAG cCTATCCAGATTATCAATAGCACCATCGAAATGGTGAAGCCAGGAAAGTTTCCCAGCGGCAAAACAGAAATTCCTTTTGAGTTTCCCCTGCACGTGAAGGGCAACAAAGTTCTGTACGAGACTTACCACGGCGTGTTTGTCAACATTCAG TATACCCTGCGTTGTGACATGAGGCGGTCTCTGTTGGCCAAGGACGTGACGAAGACTTGCGAATTCATCGTTCACTCCGCT CCTCAGAAGGGGAAGCTGACCCCGAGCCCTGTGGACTTCACTATCACTCCCGAAACCTTGCAGAACGTCCGAGAG AGAGCCCTGCTCCCCAAGTTTCTCATCAGGGGCCATCTCAGCTCAACCAGCTGTGTCATCACGCAGCCGCTGACGGGCGAGCTGCTGGTCGAGAGCTCGGAGGCCGCCATCAAGAGCATAGAGCTGCAGCTGGTCCGCGTGGAGACGTGCG GGTGTGCCGAAGGATATGCCCGAGACGCCACGGAGATTCAGAACATTCAGATCGCCGACGGAGATGTTTGCCGGAGCCTGTCTGTCCCCATATACATGGTCTTCCCCCGGCTGTTCACCTGCCCTACGCTGGAGACCACCAACTTCAAA aatTTGAGGTTAACATCGTTGTGCTTCTCCACCCCGATCACCTCATCACCGAGAACTTTCCGCTGA
- the VPS26C gene encoding vacuolar protein sorting-associated protein 26C isoform X3, translating to MGTCLDIKIKRANKVYHAGEVLSGVVVISGKDSIQHQGVSLTVEGSVNLQLSAKSVGVFEAFYNSVKPIQIINSTIEMVKPGKFPSGKTEIPFEFPLHVKGNKVLYETYHGVFVNIQYTLRCDMRRSLLAKDVTKTCEFIVHSARALLPKFLIRGHLSSTSCVITQPLTGELLVESSEAAIKSIELQLVRVETCGCAEGYARDATEIQNIQIADGDVCRSLSVPIYMVFPRLFTCPTLETTNFKVEFEVNIVVLLHPDHLITENFPLKLCRM from the exons GAAGTCCTCTCGGGCGTGGTGGTCATATCTGGCAAGGATTCAATCCAGCACCAGGGAGTGTCTCTGACAGTGGAAGGAAGTGTGAACCTCCAGCTCAGCGCCAAGAGCGTGGGTGTGTTCGAAGCTTTCTATAATTCTGTGAAG cCTATCCAGATTATCAATAGCACCATCGAAATGGTGAAGCCAGGAAAGTTTCCCAGCGGCAAAACAGAAATTCCTTTTGAGTTTCCCCTGCACGTGAAGGGCAACAAAGTTCTGTACGAGACTTACCACGGCGTGTTTGTCAACATTCAG TATACCCTGCGTTGTGACATGAGGCGGTCTCTGTTGGCCAAGGACGTGACGAAGACTTGCGAATTCATCGTTCACTCCGCT AGAGCCCTGCTCCCCAAGTTTCTCATCAGGGGCCATCTCAGCTCAACCAGCTGTGTCATCACGCAGCCGCTGACGGGCGAGCTGCTGGTCGAGAGCTCGGAGGCCGCCATCAAGAGCATAGAGCTGCAGCTGGTCCGCGTGGAGACGTGCG GGTGTGCCGAAGGATATGCCCGAGACGCCACGGAGATTCAGAACATTCAGATCGCCGACGGAGATGTTTGCCGGAGCCTGTCTGTCCCCATATACATGGTCTTCCCCCGGCTGTTCACCTGCCCTACGCTGGAGACCACCAACTTCAAAGTGG aatTTGAGGTTAACATCGTTGTGCTTCTCCACCCCGATCACCTCATCACCGAGAACTTTCCGCTGAAGCTGTGCAGGATGTAG
- the VPS26C gene encoding vacuolar protein sorting-associated protein 26C isoform X1, whose product MGTCLDIKIKRANKVYHAGEVLSGVVVISGKDSIQHQGVSLTVEGSVNLQLSAKSVGVFEAFYNSVKPIQIINSTIEMVKPGKFPSGKTEIPFEFPLHVKGNKVLYETYHGVFVNIQYTLRCDMRRSLLAKDVTKTCEFIVHSAPQKGKLTPSPVDFTITPETLQNVRERALLPKFLIRGHLSSTSCVITQPLTGELLVESSEAAIKSIELQLVRVETCGCAEGYARDATEIQNIQIADGDVCRSLSVPIYMVFPRLFTCPTLETTNFKVEFEVNIVVLLHPDHLITENFPLKLCRM is encoded by the exons GAAGTCCTCTCGGGCGTGGTGGTCATATCTGGCAAGGATTCAATCCAGCACCAGGGAGTGTCTCTGACAGTGGAAGGAAGTGTGAACCTCCAGCTCAGCGCCAAGAGCGTGGGTGTGTTCGAAGCTTTCTATAATTCTGTGAAG cCTATCCAGATTATCAATAGCACCATCGAAATGGTGAAGCCAGGAAAGTTTCCCAGCGGCAAAACAGAAATTCCTTTTGAGTTTCCCCTGCACGTGAAGGGCAACAAAGTTCTGTACGAGACTTACCACGGCGTGTTTGTCAACATTCAG TATACCCTGCGTTGTGACATGAGGCGGTCTCTGTTGGCCAAGGACGTGACGAAGACTTGCGAATTCATCGTTCACTCCGCT CCTCAGAAGGGGAAGCTGACCCCGAGCCCTGTGGACTTCACTATCACTCCCGAAACCTTGCAGAACGTCCGAGAG AGAGCCCTGCTCCCCAAGTTTCTCATCAGGGGCCATCTCAGCTCAACCAGCTGTGTCATCACGCAGCCGCTGACGGGCGAGCTGCTGGTCGAGAGCTCGGAGGCCGCCATCAAGAGCATAGAGCTGCAGCTGGTCCGCGTGGAGACGTGCG GGTGTGCCGAAGGATATGCCCGAGACGCCACGGAGATTCAGAACATTCAGATCGCCGACGGAGATGTTTGCCGGAGCCTGTCTGTCCCCATATACATGGTCTTCCCCCGGCTGTTCACCTGCCCTACGCTGGAGACCACCAACTTCAAAGTGG aatTTGAGGTTAACATCGTTGTGCTTCTCCACCCCGATCACCTCATCACCGAGAACTTTCCGCTGAAGCTGTGCAGGATGTAG